The Pseudomonas sp. B21-023 genomic interval TCGATTCCCAGCAAGGGAGTGGTGTGTGTCGGAGCGGGAGAGAGGCTGGCATCCTGCATGGTCGGTCTCTTGCTTGCGGTAGGAACCGGCGCAAGGCCTGCTGGCCAGTTGCGGCGGACAGGGGATTCTGACGCAACGCCAGAAACAAAAAAAGCGACCCTAAGGTCGCTTTCTCTGTTGCTTCCGGGTGTTCAGTGGGCCCTGGAAGCTTAATATGGCGCGGCGGACGGGACTCGAACCCGCGACCCCCGGCGTGACAGGCCGGTATTCTAACCGACTGAACTACCGCCGCGCTATACATCGAGTGGTGGGTGATGACGGGATCGAACCGCCGACCCTCTGCTTGTAAGGCAGATGCTCTCCCGGCTGAGCTAATCACCCTTCGTCTCGGTGTGGCGCGCATTCTACGGAGGACCTCCTACCCTGGCAAGCACTTTTTTCAAAATATTTGAAAAAAATTTCCAGGCCTTTCAAAGACCTAGCCGCGCCGCGATTTTCTTCCTCTATATAGGACTGCTGGCCCTCTGACAGGGTTGGCCTGGAACCGTCGCTCGGAGAATAATGCCCGCCTTATGTATTAAGGAGAGATTCCCCCTCATGTGGTTCAAGAACCTGCTGTCCTATCGCCTGACCCAGGAAGTACCGTTCGAGGCCGAGGCCCTGGAGGCCGCCCTGGCCAGCAAGCCGGCCCGCCCCTGCGCAAGCCAGGAACTGACCACCTACGGTTTCGTCGCACCGTTCGGCAAGGGCGAGGATGCCCCCCTGGTTCACGTCAGTGGCGAATTCATGCTGATCGCCGCACGTAAAGAAGAGCGCATCCTGCCCAGCAGCGTGGTCAACGACGCGGTCAAGGAGAAGGTCGAGGAGATCGAGGCCGAGCAGATGCGCAAGGTCTACAAGAAGGAACGCGACCAGATCAAGGACGAGATCATCCAGGCCTTCCTGCCGCGCGCTTTCATTCGTCGTTCGATGATCTTCGCCGCCATCGCCCCGCGCCTGGGCATGATCCTGGTCAACTCGGCCAGCGCCAAGCGCGCCGAGGACCTGCTGTCGACCCTGCGTGAAGTGATCGGTTCGCTGCCGGTGCGCCCGGCCACCGTGAAGATCGCGCCAAGCGCGACCATGACCGACTGGGTCAAGTCGCAACAGGCCGCCGAAGGCTTCTACGTCCTCGACGAATGCGAACTGCGCGACACCGCCGAAGACGGTGGCATCGTGCGCTGCAAGCGTCAGGACCTGACCGGCGAGGAAATCCAGCTGCACCTGAGCACCGGCAAGGTGGTCACCCAACTGGCCCTGGCCTGGCAGGACAAACTGTCGTTCGTGCTCGACGACAAGATGGTGATCAAGCGCCTGAAGTTCGAGGAACTGCTGCAAGAGCAGGCCGAGCAGGACGGTGGTGACGAGGCCCAGCAACAGTTCGACGCCAGCTTCCTGCTGATGATGATGACCTTCACCGAGTTCCTGCCGGTGCTGTTCGAAGCACTCGGCGGCGAAGAGATCCCGCAGGGGGTCTGACCCTTCAGGCCGGCGCGGCCCAGCGGCGCCGGCTGAACTTCAGCCGCACCCGCAGCCTTCGATGCTGTTCCTGCGCCAGGGCGTCCTTGGGGATGCACTGGCTCTGGCTGAACCATTGCCCCTTGCGCACGAAGCGCAGCACTACCACTGCGGGCAAGGCAACGCTGTCACGGCACAGGCGCGCCGGCTGCCACCCCCGGGCATGACTGTATATATGCCAGCCACGCGGTTCCCGACGCAGGCCGGTGACGGCGTCAGGGTGGGACAGCAAGATGCGGCGGGGGATGGCCCAACAGGCGTGGGCAAGACAGGCAATGACCAGCAGGCCCTTTGGCCAACCGGGCAACGTGACCACAACGCTGGCGATGAGCGCCAGCGCCTGGCAGGCGAGATAGGCCGTCAGCAGCAGGCGCGAGCCCTGCCAACGGCACTCGAATGCTTCACTTGGGCTGGACACGGTCCAGGATGATGCGGACCATGCGCTGCAGCTCCGGATCTTCGGACTCGCTGCGCTCCATGAACCAGCCGAACATGTCCTGGTCCTCGCAGGTCAGCAGGCGACGGTACAGCTCGCGGTCCGCTTCGCTCAGGCTCGGGTAGACCTCCTGGGTGAACGGTACCAGCAGCACGTCCAGTTCCAGCATGCCGCGACGGCTGTGCCAGAAAAGCCGATTGAGTTCAGTTTGTTCGACCATGGGGCCCTCCTCGAATGGTCGCGCAGTATACCGCGCAGCGAATGAAGCGGCACAAGGCGTTGGTCTACTCACCTACCTATTTTGTTACCGGCGTTCTATGATGGCCGCCAGTCTTTAGCTACCGCGATGACCCATGGCCGATTCCGCTTTCTTCTGTTCCCTCTCCCATGAGGGCATCCTCGCCGTCCGCGGCTCCGACGCCGGCAAGTTCCTGCAGGGTCAACTGACCTGCAATATCAGCTACCTCAGCGAAGCCCATGCGAGCCTCGGTGCCCGCTGCATGGTCAAGGGCCGCATGCAGTCTAGTTTCCGTATCCTGCCCGAGGGCAATGGCTACCTGCTGGCCATGGCCAGCGAGCTGCTCGAGGCGCAACTGGCCGACCTGAAGAAGTACGCGGTGTTCTCCAAGGCCACGCTGAGCGACGACAGCGCCGCCTGGGTGCGCTTCGGCCTGCAGCACGGCGACGCGGCCCTGCAGGCGCTGAGCCTGAGCGTGGCGGACGAGGCCGGCGCGACCGCACGTCATGATGGCCTGATCGCCATCCGCGCCTCGGCCGGGCGGGTCGAACTGTGGGCGCCTGCCGACCGGGCCAGCGCCGTGCGCGGGACGCTCGCCGCCGCGCTGCCAGAGGGCACGCTCAACGACTGGCTGCTTGGCCAGGTGCGCGCCGGCATCGGCCAGGTCATGGGCCCGACCCGCGAGCTGTTCATCCCGCAGATGATCAACCTGCAGGCCGTCGATGGCG includes:
- a CDS encoding protein YgfX; protein product: MSSPSEAFECRWQGSRLLLTAYLACQALALIASVVVTLPGWPKGLLVIACLAHACWAIPRRILLSHPDAVTGLRREPRGWHIYSHARGWQPARLCRDSVALPAVVVLRFVRKGQWFSQSQCIPKDALAQEQHRRLRVRLKFSRRRWAAPA
- a CDS encoding folate-binding protein YgfZ translates to MADSAFFCSLSHEGILAVRGSDAGKFLQGQLTCNISYLSEAHASLGARCMVKGRMQSSFRILPEGNGYLLAMASELLEAQLADLKKYAVFSKATLSDDSAAWVRFGLQHGDAALQALSLSVADEAGATARHDGLIAIRASAGRVELWAPADRASAVRGTLAAALPEGTLNDWLLGQVRAGIGQVMGPTRELFIPQMINLQAVDGVSFKKGCYTGQEIVARMQYLGKLKRRQYRLALAETAVPEPGAEIFSPTHGSSVGEVVIAASTGSAVELLAVLSADAVADDNLHLDSLEGPRLTLLDLPYELDRDREIQR
- the rdgC gene encoding recombination-associated protein RdgC, which gives rise to MWFKNLLSYRLTQEVPFEAEALEAALASKPARPCASQELTTYGFVAPFGKGEDAPLVHVSGEFMLIAARKEERILPSSVVNDAVKEKVEEIEAEQMRKVYKKERDQIKDEIIQAFLPRAFIRRSMIFAAIAPRLGMILVNSASAKRAEDLLSTLREVIGSLPVRPATVKIAPSATMTDWVKSQQAAEGFYVLDECELRDTAEDGGIVRCKRQDLTGEEIQLHLSTGKVVTQLALAWQDKLSFVLDDKMVIKRLKFEELLQEQAEQDGGDEAQQQFDASFLLMMMTFTEFLPVLFEALGGEEIPQGV
- a CDS encoding succinate dehydrogenase assembly factor 2; protein product: MVEQTELNRLFWHSRRGMLELDVLLVPFTQEVYPSLSEADRELYRRLLTCEDQDMFGWFMERSESEDPELQRMVRIILDRVQPK